The genomic region CTCGCTGTCGCGGCGGGCGCTCCCGCCCAGGTGAAAAAGGAGACCGGCAGGGACGGCACCCTTCACTACTCCAATCCTGCGGAGCCGGAGCGCAGGCCCGTCGTCTTCGCGAGCGTCTACAACGCGCTCATCGAGCGGCTCGCGGCGGAGCACGGCGTGGACCCGGACCTCGTCAAGTGCATCGTGAAGGTGGAATCGGACTTCAACCCGGACGCGGTCTCGTACGCGGGGGCGATGGGACTCATGCAGCTCATGCCGGAGGTCGCGCGCTCCTACGGCGTGACAAACGCCTTCGATCCCGGGCAGAACCTCGCCGCGGGAATCCGGCACTTCCGCTACCTTTTAGACGCGCTGGCGGGCGACGTCACCCTGGCGCTCGCCGCCTACCACGCGGGGCTCGGGAGGGTACAGCGGAGCGGCTACGCCGTCCCCCCCATCCAGTCCACGATCAATTACGTGAATGTCGTTACGCGCTATTACTACATGACGGCGCCCGAAGACGTGGGCGAGAAGATCACGAGGCTCTACACGCGCGTCCGGGCGGACGGCACGCTGGAGATTTTCGGCAGGTAGTGCGGGTCAGTCTATCATCCCCTCTTTCGTCTTCCGGAGCACGATAAGCCCCCGCTCGTTCAGCTCGCGCATCACGGCGACGACCTGGTCGCGGGCGTACTGGATCTCGCTCACCCGGAGCGGGCCTATGAGATCAATCTCGTTCAGGATGTCGGTCGCGCGGTTGCGGCTCATGTTGCGCAGGAACTTGAAGCGTATCTCGTCCCCCGCTCCCTTGAGCGCCCTGACGACGAGCATGTCGTCGCCCAACTCGTCTATGAGCAGGCGCATCTCCTGGTTCGAGAGGGTCGCGGTATTCTCGAAGGTGAATATCCTGTCGCGGATCTCCTGCGCCACGTCGGGGATCGAATCCTCGAAGTGGTCCATGAGGCGCTTCTCCTGGT from Spirochaetota bacterium harbors:
- a CDS encoding lytic transglycosylase domain-containing protein, whose product is MNKNALRIGALAAFLAVAAGAPAQVKKETGRDGTLHYSNPAEPERRPVVFASVYNALIERLAAEHGVDPDLVKCIVKVESDFNPDAVSYAGAMGLMQLMPEVARSYGVTNAFDPGQNLAAGIRHFRYLLDALAGDVTLALAAYHAGLGRVQRSGYAVPPIQSTINYVNVVTRYYYMTAPEDVGEKITRLYTRVRADGTLEIFGR